The Malus domestica chromosome 13, GDT2T_hap1 genome includes a window with the following:
- the LOC103414225 gene encoding multicopper oxidase LPR1-like codes for MVTVQGVLVLLIAFMGVLLETSWAEDQLVNVSTLQMFVDKLPDMPLLKGFDVVNGVPKPKSLKIGMYMKTWRFHRDLPATPVFAYGTSERTATVPGPTIEALQGIETFVTWSNYLPSEHILPWDPTIPTAIPASKKGVPTVVHLHGGIHEPASDGSAKAWFTAEFKDRGPAWTQQTYRYRNQQQPGNLWYHDHTMGLTRVNLLAGLIGAYIVCQPEVEGPLRLPSGEFDRTLVVFDRSFRTNGSIYMNSTGNNPSIHPQWQPEYFGDAIIVNGKAWPQLKVRRRKYRFRIINASNARFFKFFFTNGLGFIHVGSDSVYLGKPVETKDFLLGPSEITDVVVDFSKSENANVTLANDAPYPYPSGDPVNDANGKVMQFLIADRSELDPSRVPSTLIQYPVPDLSSASRTRYITMYEYESNTGDPTHLYLNAKPFDAPATEIVKAGTSEVWNVINLTQDNHPLHIHLGLFVVFEQRELVNEEEFKDCMNKLNDAVKCQISKYARGKTVEVPAHEKGWKNVFKMRPGTVTRILLRLAYIHSNASYEFDPTGEPGYVYHCHILDHEDNVMMRPLKLVH; via the exons ATGGTTACTGTGCAGGGAGTTTTGGTGTTGCTAATAGCTTTTATGGGGGTGCTTTTGGAGACTTCATGGGCGGAAGATCAGCTTGTAAATGTGAGCACGTTGCAGATGTTTGTGGATAAACTTCCCGATATGCCTCTACTGAAAGGCTTTGATGTTGTCAATGGTGTTCCCAAACCCAAGTCATTGAAGATTGGCATGTACATGAAAACATGG AGATTCCACAGAGACCTTCCGGCGACGCCAGTGTTCGCCTACGGTACAAGTGAGCGCACAGCAACAGTCCCTGGTCCAACAATCGAAGCCCTCCAGGGAATCGAAACCTTCGTGACGTGGAGTAATTACCTCCCTTCAGAACACATTCTGCCTTGGGACCCGACCATTCCCACGGCCATACCCGCTAGTAAGAAGGGCGTCCCTACTGTGGTGCACCTCCACGGCGGCATCCATGAACCAGCAAGCGATGGAAGTGCAAAGGCATGGTTCACCGCCGAGTTCAAAGACCGTGGGCCTGCTTGGACCCAGCAAACATATCGATACCGCAATCAGCAACAACCCGGGAACCTGTGGTACCATGATCACACCATGGGGTTGACCAGAGTCAACCTCCTCGCTGGCTTGATCGGGGCCTACATTGTCTGTCAACCGGAAGTCGAGGGCCCGCTTCGACTTCCGAGTGGCGAATTTGATCGAACGCTGGTCGTGTTTGATCGGAGCTTTCGCACCAACGGTTCGATATACATGAATTCTACTGGAAACAATCCCTCCATACACCCGCAATGGCAGCCGGAATATTTTGGTGACGCAATTATAGTGAATGGGAAGGCGTGGCCGCAATTGAAGGTACGACGTCGTAAATACAGGTTCCGAATTATCAACGCCAGCAATGCGAGATTCTTCAAATTCTTCTTCACCAACGGTCTGGGATTTATCCACGTGGGGTCTGATTCAGTTTACCTTGGGAAACCGGtggagaccaaggactttttgCTGGGGCCATCTGAGATCACAGACGTGGTGGTTGACTTTTCCAAGTCTGAGAATGCCAATGTTACCCTAGCCAATGATGCTCCGTATCCTTACCCATCGGGTGATCCCGTTAACGATGCCAACGGTAAGGTCATGCAGTTTTTGATTGCTGACCGTTCAGAGCTAGACCCATCGCGCGTTCCGTCAACGTTAATTCAGTACCCCGTCCCTGATCTATCAAGTGCATCGCGCACACGATACATCACAATGTACGAGTACGAGAGCAACACTGGTGACCCGACACATCTTTATTTGAACGCGAAACCTTTCGACGCACCGGCGACGGAGATTGTGAAAGCAGGGACCAGCGAGGTGTGGAACGTGATCAATCTGACGCAGGACAATCATCCGTTACACATTCACTTGGGACTGTTCGTTGTATTCGAACAGCGGGAGTTGGTGAATGAGGAGGAGTTTAAAGATTGCATGAATAAGCTGAATGATGCCGTCAAGTGCCAAATAAGCAAGTATGCACGTGGCAAAACTGTAGAGGTGCCAGCTCACGAGAAAGGGTGGAAGAACGTTTTCAAGATGAGACCCGGGACTGTGACAAGGATACTGTTGAGGTTGGCTTACATACACTCGAATGCATCGTATGAGTTCGATCCTACGGGGGAGCCTGGCTACGTGTACCATTGCCAT ATCTTGGATCACGAGGATAATGTGATGATGAGACCCTTGAAACTTGTCCATTGA
- the LOC103451590 gene encoding heavy metal-associated isoprenylated plant protein 37-like, with the protein MTKEEDFKLLKIQTCVLKVNIHCDGCKQKVKKLLQRIEGVYQVNVDSDQQKVTVSGCVDSATLIKKLLRAGKHAELWSQKSNNQSQKEKNNCIKDDKNNNNKGHKQGILKNQQKFPSFSSEEDDDSLDDEEEDDEDELRFIRGMLRQQQQQQANDAKKSAGVINAAAAAAPNNVKMMNNVGIVNAGKKGGHPNENMKVNPGGIDPKTMAALKMNAAQMGGGNINPGEAKRGNMNDLSAMMNLAGFHGNGGNVAANAAALGANPNVLGGFQAQANPNAAGFPSGGYSTGQIGQFPSSMLMNPNGYAHPSQMMNMQARQAAMQQQPQMMYHRSPLVPPSTGYYNYNPSPGPSFYPAAAAYPYGGEPNYGSNNTAAHMFSDENTSSCSIM; encoded by the exons ATGACCAAAGAAGAAGACTTTAAGCTCCTTAAAATCCAG ACTTGTGTTCTCAAAGTGAACATTCACTGTGATGGCTGTAAGCAGAAAGTCAAGAAACTCCTTCAGAGAATTGAAG GTGTTTACCAAGTGAACGTAGATTCTGATCAGCAGAAAGTTACAGTTTCTGGATGTGTGGATTCTGCAACTTTGATCAAGAAATTGCTCAGAGCTGGGAAACATGCTGAGCTCTGGTCCCAGAAATCCAATAACCAAAGCCAGAAGGAAAAGAACAACTGCATCAAAGATGacaagaacaacaacaacaaagggcATAAACAAGGCATCCTCAAAAACCAGCAAAAGTTTCCGTCTTTCAGCTCCGAGGAAGACGATGACTCCCTCGACGATGAGGAAGAAGACGATGAGGACGAGCTGCGGTTTATCCGGGGGATGCTcaggcagcagcagcagcagcaagcaaatgatgcaaagaaaagtgcaggagtgatcaaTGCAGCAGCTGCTGCGGCTCCCAACAACGTGAAGATGATGAACAATGTTGGAATTGTGAATGCCGGGAAGAAAGGCGGGCATCCGAATGAGAACATGAAGGTGAATCCTGGCGGGATTGATCCAAAAACAATGGCTGCCCTGAAGATGAACGCAGCCCAAATGGGCGGCGGAAACATCAATCCCGGCGAAGCGAAAAGGGGCAACATGAATGACCTGAGTGCGATGATGAATTTAGCAGGTTTTCATGGAAATGGTGGAAATGTTGCTGCAAATGCCGCTGCTTTGGGGGCAAATCCCAATGTTCTTGGAGGGTTTCAGGCTCAGGCAAACCCTAACGCAGCAGGGTTCCCAAGTGGTGGATACTCCACAGGGCAAATTGGTCAATTCCCATCTTCCATGCTGATGAATCCAAATGGGTACGCCCACCCATCACAGATGATGAACATGCAAGCTAGGCAAGCAGCAATGCAGCAGCAGCCACAGATGATGTATCATAGGTCCCCCTTGGTTCCTCCTAGTACTGGCTACTACAATTACAATCCTAGCCCTGGCCCTAGCTTTTACCCTGCAGCCGCCGCGTACCCTTACGGCGGTGAGCCTAATTACGGCAGTAATAACACTGCTGCTCATATGTTCAGTGATGAGAACACTAGCAGCTGTTCGATAATGTAA